In the genome of Actinomadura graeca, one region contains:
- a CDS encoding FAD-binding oxidoreductase, translating to MTSTHIDAAAVTDLHAGFAGDVIQPDDPGYDEARTLFNAMIDRRPALIAQCASDDDVARAVRTGRDLGLEIAVRGGGHGVAGTALSDGGLVVDLRRLNAITVDPEAGTVRVGGGATMALMDRATEPYGMIAMGGRVSTTGVGGFTLGGGSGWLERKYGLACDNLLEVEVVTAAGEKVRATAEENPDLFWALHGGGGNFGVATSFTFRLHELATVTLAFLLWPPEAGPEIAAAYRDTMADAPDELGGAALYLTPPPEEFVPEEMVGKLAFATLLIYAGTGADADAALAPMMQLGHTGGVVLEMPYADMQCMFDDPPGLRNYWSAEYLHGCPDEALAAFTVRAREMVVPSPSLHTLIPGGGAMASSGSDYPIPWRNAPWVVHPLALWEDEADDERAIAWVHNVRAAVKPWSTGAVYLNFIGDEGRGRVEAGLGARNHQRLADVKTRYDPGNLFHLNHNIRPN from the coding sequence ATGACCTCCACGCATATCGACGCCGCCGCGGTGACGGACCTGCACGCCGGGTTCGCGGGCGACGTGATCCAGCCGGACGATCCCGGCTACGACGAGGCCAGGACGCTGTTCAACGCGATGATCGACCGGCGCCCGGCCCTCATCGCCCAGTGCGCGAGCGACGACGACGTCGCACGGGCGGTCCGGACCGGGCGGGACCTCGGCCTGGAGATCGCCGTGCGCGGCGGCGGGCACGGGGTCGCGGGGACGGCGCTCAGCGACGGCGGCCTGGTCGTCGACCTGCGCCGGCTGAACGCGATCACCGTCGATCCCGAGGCCGGGACCGTCCGCGTCGGGGGCGGCGCGACCATGGCCCTGATGGACCGCGCGACCGAGCCCTACGGCATGATCGCGATGGGCGGACGGGTCTCCACCACGGGCGTCGGCGGCTTCACGCTCGGCGGCGGCTCCGGCTGGCTCGAACGCAAGTACGGCCTGGCCTGCGACAACCTGCTGGAGGTGGAGGTCGTCACGGCGGCCGGTGAGAAGGTCAGGGCGACCGCCGAGGAGAACCCGGACCTGTTCTGGGCCCTGCACGGCGGTGGCGGCAACTTCGGGGTGGCCACCTCGTTCACCTTCCGCCTGCACGAGCTGGCGACGGTGACGCTCGCGTTCCTGCTGTGGCCGCCGGAGGCCGGCCCGGAGATCGCGGCGGCCTACCGCGACACCATGGCGGACGCGCCGGACGAGCTCGGCGGCGCGGCGCTCTACCTCACGCCGCCGCCGGAGGAGTTCGTTCCGGAGGAGATGGTGGGCAAACTGGCCTTCGCCACCCTGCTCATCTACGCGGGGACGGGCGCGGACGCCGACGCGGCGCTGGCGCCGATGATGCAGCTCGGGCACACCGGCGGAGTCGTCCTGGAGATGCCGTACGCGGACATGCAGTGCATGTTCGACGACCCGCCCGGCCTGCGGAACTACTGGTCGGCGGAGTACCTGCACGGGTGCCCGGACGAGGCGCTGGCGGCGTTCACGGTGCGGGCGCGGGAGATGGTCGTGCCGTCACCGTCGCTGCACACGCTGATCCCCGGCGGCGGGGCGATGGCCTCCTCCGGCTCCGACTACCCGATCCCGTGGCGGAACGCGCCGTGGGTCGTCCACCCGCTCGCCCTCTGGGAGGACGAGGCGGACGACGAACGCGCCATCGCCTGGGTGCACAACGTGCGGGCGGCGGTCAAACCCTGGTCGACGGGGGCCGTCTACCTGAACTTCATCGGCGACGAGGGCCGCGGGCGCGTGGAGGCGGGCCTCGGTGCCCGCAACCATCAGAGGCTGGCGGACGTCAAGACCCGCTACGACCCCGGCAACCTGTTCCACCTGAACCACAACATCAGGCCGAACTGA
- a CDS encoding DUF4231 domain-containing protein produces MRIPRSPGPPKFQPPPVTPEAAFPASVEAYALKIRDFYDHRARWHRRFFRVTSILVILIGAALPLAAGLQYEGKSLTLALAGVTISVLTALRSFYHWDQLWVMLRNTEIVVHDAYVTWKRKDADFARSSAPDAAALRDQAAQELMTLLLEVRRGEAETFFRALLNSQQAARGST; encoded by the coding sequence ATGCGCATCCCGCGTTCCCCCGGACCGCCGAAGTTCCAGCCGCCCCCGGTGACCCCCGAAGCGGCGTTCCCCGCCTCGGTCGAGGCGTACGCGCTGAAGATCCGCGATTTCTATGATCACCGGGCGCGGTGGCACCGGCGCTTCTTCCGGGTGACGAGCATCCTGGTGATCCTCATAGGCGCGGCCCTGCCGCTCGCCGCCGGCCTGCAGTACGAGGGCAAGTCGCTGACGCTCGCCCTGGCCGGCGTCACGATCTCGGTGCTGACCGCGCTGCGCTCCTTCTACCACTGGGACCAGCTCTGGGTCATGCTCCGCAACACCGAGATCGTCGTGCACGACGCCTACGTCACATGGAAACGCAAGGACGCCGACTTCGCGAGGTCGTCGGCGCCCGACGCGGCGGCGCTACGCGACCAGGCGGCCCAGGAACTCATGACGCTGCTCCTGGAGGTGCGGCGGGGAGAGGCCGAAACCTTCTTCCGCGCGCTCCTCAACTCCCAACAGGCAGCCCGCGGATCCACCTGA
- a CDS encoding alpha/beta hydrolase, translating to MSPWSDARPDVLGPGYEAIDLPMGEDGEGPVCATLVRRAAPRAGTGAVLCLHGYNDYFFNVGLADFLAARGRDFYALDLRKCGRSWRPHQTRLHCRSLGDYMDDIDAAMRVISEVDGHDDVLLVGHSMGGLVSALWLAERGGDGPVSALCLNSPFLSSGVPRPLRAVMDPLLVRAAGRRPLAAFPGRLSPRYPRSLHRSHHGTWDFDEGWKSTSGTRLRLGWLAAVHAGQRAVRAGLGVTVPVLVLCSDRSSGRRAPAALLRRSDCVLDVAAIRRLAPRLGADVTVQQVEGAVHDVFLSGDGARRAAYDALGRWLSSHLPHPAG from the coding sequence GTGAGCCCTTGGTCCGACGCGCGTCCCGATGTGCTGGGGCCCGGCTATGAGGCGATCGACCTGCCCATGGGCGAGGACGGCGAGGGGCCCGTGTGCGCGACCCTCGTCCGGCGGGCCGCACCGCGCGCGGGGACCGGCGCGGTGCTGTGCCTGCACGGCTACAACGACTATTTCTTCAACGTCGGGCTGGCGGATTTCCTCGCCGCCCGCGGACGCGACTTCTACGCCCTGGACCTGCGCAAGTGCGGCCGTTCCTGGCGTCCCCACCAGACCCGGCTCCACTGCCGGTCCCTTGGCGACTACATGGACGACATCGACGCCGCCATGCGGGTGATCTCGGAGGTCGACGGGCATGACGACGTCCTGCTCGTCGGCCATTCCATGGGCGGTCTGGTCAGCGCCTTGTGGCTGGCGGAAAGGGGCGGGGACGGTCCCGTCTCCGCGCTGTGCCTCAACAGCCCGTTCCTCAGCAGCGGCGTGCCCCGCCCGCTGCGCGCCGTGATGGACCCGCTGCTGGTCAGGGCCGCGGGCCGCCGCCCGCTGGCGGCCTTCCCGGGACGGCTGTCCCCCCGCTACCCGCGGAGCCTCCACCGGTCCCATCACGGCACGTGGGACTTCGACGAGGGCTGGAAGTCGACGAGCGGCACCCGCCTGCGCCTGGGCTGGCTCGCCGCCGTCCACGCGGGGCAGCGGGCCGTGCGCGCGGGCCTCGGCGTCACGGTGCCCGTGCTGGTGCTGTGCAGCGACCGCAGCAGCGGGCGCCGGGCGCCGGCCGCCCTGCTGCGCCGCTCCGACTGCGTCCTGGACGTCGCAGCGATCAGGAGGCTGGCGCCGCGGCTCGGCGCCGACGTCACCGTCCAGCAGGTGGAGGGCGCCGTGCACGACGTGTTCCTGTCCGGGGACGGGGCGCGGCGCGCGGCCTACGACGCCCTCGGCCGCTGGCTCTCCTCGCACCTGCCGCACCCGGCCGGCTGA